CTGGCGAGCGGTCGAGGCGATGCCTCCGGCTACCCCGGCCCGCTCCGGCGGCAGCCCGCTCACCGCGGTGTTGGTGATCGGCGCGTTCGCGAAGCCGATTCCGGCCCCGGCACACAGATATGCCGCCAGGAGCACCGCCATCGAGGTCCGGTCGCTCAAGCCGATGAGCAGCAGTCCGCCCAGCACGGTGCTCGCCCCGGCCAGCCGCAACGGCAGCCGCGGACCCAGCCGCCCGACCAGCCGCCCGGAGAGCGGTGCACAGACGGTGGCGGCCAGCGCCATCGGCAGCGTCACCGCACCCGCCGCGATCGGGCTCAGACCCCGCACCCGCTGCAGGTACAGCGTGCCGAGCAGCAACGTCACGTTCAGCGCGACGAACATCACCACCGCGCCACCCACGGCCGCCGCGAACGGGAGCCGGCGAAACAGCCCCATCTCCATCAGCGGTTCGCCCCGGCGGCTCTCCACCCGCCCGAAGGCAACCGCGGTGACGGTGATCACGGCGTACCCCAGCAGGGCCCACCCGGACCCGAAGCCGACCCGCGGCCCTTCGATGAGAACCGCGACCACCGCGCCGACCAGCACGATCAGCAAGCCCTGCCCCGGCAGGTCGAGCCGGCGCGGCCGGGGCGCCCGCGACTCGGGCACGTAGACCGCCGTCAGCACCAGCACCACCGCGATGATCGGCAGATTGGCCCAGAACACCGGCCGCCAGCCGCCGCCGCTGATCAACACCCCGCCGAGCACCGGTCCCGCGGCCATGCTGAGCCCGAAGACCGCGGCCCAGATCCCGATGGCCTGTGCCCGCTCCCGAGGCTCGGTGATCACCCCGACCACGATCGCCAGCGCCACCGGGCTCAACATCGACCCGCCGACACCCTGCACCACCCGGGCGGCGACCAACGTCCCCAGCCCGGGCGCCATCGCACATCCCACCGAGCCGATCGCGAACAGCACCAGCCCGGCCCGGAAGACCCGCCGCCGCCCCACCCGATCCGCCAAGGCCCCCGACGAGATCAACAACGCGGCCACCACCATGGTGTACGCGTCGACAGCCCACTCCAGCTGCCGAACGTCCAGCCCGAGGTCCCGCCCGACAGCCGGCAACGCCACGTTCACCGCGGTCGTGTCCAGCCCGACCACAAAGATGCTGACGCAGCAAACCGCCAACACCACCCACCGCCGATTTCTCT
Above is a genomic segment from Actinoplanes ianthinogenes containing:
- a CDS encoding MFS transporter, producing the protein MERNRRWVVLAVCCVSIFVVGLDTTAVNVALPAVGRDLGLDVRQLEWAVDAYTMVVAALLISSGALADRVGRRRVFRAGLVLFAIGSVGCAMAPGLGTLVAARVVQGVGGSMLSPVALAIVVGVITEPRERAQAIGIWAAVFGLSMAAGPVLGGVLISGGGWRPVFWANLPIIAVVLVLTAVYVPESRAPRPRRLDLPGQGLLIVLVGAVVAVLIEGPRVGFGSGWALLGYAVITVTAVAFGRVESRRGEPLMEMGLFRRLPFAAAVGGAVVMFVALNVTLLLGTLYLQRVRGLSPIAAGAVTLPMALAATVCAPLSGRLVGRLGPRLPLRLAGASTVLGGLLLIGLSDRTSMAVLLAAYLCAGAGIGFANAPITNTAVSGLPPERAGVAGGIASTARQVGAALGIALAGGLVADAAPAGLAVASRPGWILVAGCGALVLLIAQTAPASRVAAAARTPEPVGR